Part of the Candidatus Saccharibacteria bacterium genome, AAACTGTGGGCATGCAAATACATTTTGATTCATACTCGGATGACTTTAAAACTAAATTACAACAATGGGCGCCTGAATGCTGGAGCGAGCTTAGACAAATACTGCCTCAGCTTCCAGAAAATATTACGTTTCATTTTAATAATCAGTTTTTGATCGAAAGCATTGGAGTAGGCGGATTTGCACTCAGTGATAATGAAATAGTCCTCGCTGCTGCAGTCGACAAACCGTTTGAAGAATTACAAAAAGAGCTACGAGCAACAATATTTCATGAAGGTTATCACCTGGCCCAAGGCTTTATTGGTAGCGACAAAGACTATGACATGACAGCCTTGCAAAACGGAGTATGGGAAGGTGCCGCTACGGTATTTGAACGAGAGTTTGCGGGCGTGGACCATGTATGGGGCAAATACGACGATGAATTTGTGAAACTATGGCTGCCGCAGGTAATTAGCCTTGGGACTAACTGGCACGAGACTGCGGCGAAATGGAAGTTTTGGGACCCAGAAACTAATACGTCGAATATTTTATACAGACTTGGCACCTCTATTGTCGATGAAGCTATCAAAAAATCTGGCCTAAGCATATGTGAACTGGTTGATAAAAGTGCTCAAGAAATAATTGATATTTCTAAGGTAAACACCTGATATACTCAAATAGAATATGAAAATAAATTTCGATAATCGATATACCCGTTTGTTTGTTTTATGGCTTTGCGGTGTGGCAATTTTGATGATTCCTTTGTTTTACATCGGCAAAACTATTGATGCACCGATACTTGGTCTACTTGGTTTTTCTGCACTTGTTTCGGGCATTGCTGTAAACTGGATATCGTGGAAAATATTCTAAAATAACGTCTGTATATATGAAACGTTCTGTGCGAAAACTAATTCAAAAAACCAAACATATAACCGCTACTCATTTTCATTTATTGGTCGTATTTTTGTTCCGTCAGTAAATAGTGAACTAAATTTTGTATAATACGTACATAAAGAGGTGTTTTATATGGCGAAAAAACGTAACAAAAAATACCAAGGCAAAGATGCCAAGCTTGAAAAGCCAAAAATTGTGCGATACAAGGTTGAAGACAAATCTAAGTTTCAACGATGGAAAGAAGACAACAAGCCTGAGTTAATTTTACGTGCAGTGCAGTTGGGCGGTATCGGGTTGTTAGGGTTGGTTATTTGGGGTCTTGTTTCGTTGATTTTTTAGCTGCCCCAGCTGCCGCTAAGCTAAACCTAAATCCGAACGTCGAGCCTTTTCCTTCGGTAGACTCGTAAATCATTGATCCACCTTGGTCTTTGATGACTTTTTGTGCCATGTATAGCCCTAGTCCCGTGCCATCAGGTCGGGCACTTTTGGCATTTTCTGCACGATAAAATTTTGTAAACAATTTGTCTTTGGCGTCTTCCGGTACACCGATTCCATTGTCTGTTACTTTAAATTCAAAGCTGTCTTCATTTAAAATTAACTCTACCTCAACACGCCCCTCTGCCGGTGTGTAGTAAATTGCATTGTCGATCAAATTCATAATTACCTGCCTGGTTTTGGTTTCGTCTAGTTGCGCATCAGGGAAGCGGTCTGGGGTGCGCACAGTTAATGCCTGGCTTTTAGCCTCGGCTGCACGCTGCAACTGCTCTACCTCACTCTTAATAACCTTCGCAAGGTTTACTGTTGTTTTTTCGATGATAAATTTACCAGTAGCAATTCGTGAAACATTTAAAAGGTCGGCTATTAAATACACCATTCTCTCTGAACTAGTGTAGGCGAGCTCAATAATATTCTGTTGTTTTTCTTGTAGAGCCCCGAAGTCACCTTCTTGCAGCATCGAAAGATAGCCCTTTATAGTCGTCAAAGGGGTTCTGAGTTGATGTGAAGCCATAGAAATAAAGTCGTCTTTGGCTTGGTCGAGCTCTTTAAGTTTTAGATTCTTTAAACGAAGCTCCTGAGTGGCTTTTTCTATTTTTAGCTCAAGTGTTTTTGTGAATTGTTTTATTTCTTCATAGCGCAGAGAGTTCTGCAATGCGATCGCTATCTCATCGCTAATAATATCGATAATTTGTAGGTCGCGAGCGCTAAAAGCATTGCCGCTTTTTTTATCACCAAAAATCAATAACCCTAATATGTTATTGTCTTGGTCCTTTAGCTTAGAAACAACAGCTACATCAGCTTGAATGAATGCATGCTTAATGCCGTTGACTTGATCCTCGATAAGATCAAGTTCAACTACTTTTTGCTGGTCGGTAAGAAACGTTTTTAAAAGGCCCTGACTTTCGGCATCTGGCTTCACCGCCCGCAAAGGATACTGCTCTAATTCTAAAAACCTAAGCTTTAACTGCGATTTCACCAGATCTATAACACCACGCTTTAACTCAACTACATCAAGTGACGAAACTAAGATATCATTCAATTTGTCGAACAGCTCTTGAGTGTCATAGGCGTCCTGATAGAAAAGTCTATTCGTACACTTATCGAAGAAAGAGCGCAGAGGCTGGAAAATTACAGCGCTTATAACAGCAAGTGCACCGTAGAGAATGTGGGGTGTTCTTGCAGTGTCATTAGCGTCAAAGAATAGGCTACCCAGAATAATCACTACAGCGATGTAGCCACCAAGCAACGTCACTAACAGCAAAGCATATGCAATTGACCTCGCTACAATTGCTCGGATTTCAAGCAAGCGATGCTTAATGATGGCGTATGCGGCAAAACTCGTAAATATAAGGGTGAAGCCGGGCCCAAAATTTATGAAGAAGGTAGTATTAAATATTAGAACTGCAATCAGATTTGTGGCTAGAATTGCACTAAGAGACAGCACTATGCCGAGCAATAAATAGCGCAGTTGCAGGCGGGTCAGTCCTCGGGATTTTCTGAATTTACTAAATAATTTAAACGAGCCAAAGCCGATTAGTACCACTGTTTGTAGAAGAAAAAGCACTATGCCAGGACCGGGAATTGGCGATACTGTCTCGGTATTTGTAGCATCAATGCCGCTAAAAACCAGCGGCGTTAATGTCAGGATCGACACAAAAACTGTAAAATACAGAGCCCATTTATACTTAAACGATGTGGCGGTAGTTTTATCCGGGAAAACACTCAATGTAAAAAAAGCCATAAAGTTCAGCCAGGCTGCAGAAAACATTACTATCCGAATAGTCGTAATTTGACTAAAAATTTCGAGAGACTGAACGGATAAGTAATTTGCGATGGACCATGCGGCGAATGCAATTGTAAGTCCAAAAAAAGATTTGTTAGTTACACTGCGTGGGTTCTTTATGAAAACACCGTAGCCTAGTATTAGGTTTACGAAAGCAGCTATAAAAAGTGATACAAGTTGTATGGTCATGCTTATGGTTCTTCCCAGTTATCATAGCATGCTGATATGCTAATAGCGTGACTGAAAAAATTGAAAAACTTATACAACTCGCGCGTCTTGCTCCATCGGTGCATAACACTCAACCGTGGCGCGTATTGGTCAAGGATAATACTTTGAATGTATCCGTTCATGAGCCAAGTGTCTTAGATCACGGAGACCCGACGCTACGGGAGCTGTGGTTAAGTGTTGGTTGTTTTATGTACTGTTTAGAGCAAATTAGCCCAGAATGCGGCCTCCAACTCACGCCGCTGGAAACACAAACTAGCAACCTAAGTTCTGTAGTTTGCACCTACACAATCAAGCAAATTGAGCCCACCGCACCGAAGATAAGCATACTATTGCAAACCCGCCGTAGTGATCGACGTTTATATGCCAAAGATCCACTTTCGAAAAAAAATAAATCTTTACTACAATCGCTTATTTGCCCTGAAGGCACGGCTGTTTCAGTCGTGGATGATAAAGTCATTCTCGCTAAAGCTGCTAGCCTTACAGCCACCGGACTTAGAATGGCCTTTTCCATGCCTGACTTTCGAAAAGAACTGTCAGATTTAATTATCGCTACTAATAGTCGGCAAAATACCGGCCTCTACTACTACGCCCTCAACCGTACTAGAGTAGGTGGGTGGATGGAAAAGCTCTCTATCCGAACAGGGATCAATACCCAAAAACTCGTCCAAAATGACTATGATCGAATCCTCAACAGTTCGGCTTTGGTGTTTATTTTAAGTGATGGTGACACCCCGAAATATTGGACTTCAGCCGGCAAGACATATATGGCAGCTAGTATCAAAATAGAGGATCTCGGTCTCGCCCAGTCAACTACAGCTGCACTGGTAGAAGCTGGAGATTTACATGAAGAAATTGAAAATTTGATCGGAACCAAAAATCGAATTCAGGCAGTAATTCGTATAGGAACACCTCGACATAACGGTAGACCTAAAAGGACTCCTCGTTTAAGTGTCAGCGAAATTTCTACATAGAATCAAGTGTGTCCTGGACCAGCTTAGTGTGTTTCTTGTGCTCTTTTCTATTCTTGCGCGAAGTAGCACCTGCGAGGAGTAGATCATCGAGATTGATCGAATACCTTCCAGTTTTTAGTGGTTGCCCAAGACAGATCATGCGGACAGCGTAAGCAAGAACGCCACCAGCTCGTATAGCTGTCACCCCAAGCTGTGGCTGAGTTACAAGTTTAGTGCCAATTTTGAGTAATGACTGCTGCATTCGGAGTGGTACATTTTTTGTATTGATAATACTGGTTGCGAACTTTAACCATTCGCGCTGTGTCATGTCTTTTCTTTCAAGCACTTTCTCAATATCACCAGCAAGGCCATGAAATAGCGGTAGATTTTCGTCAGTATCGAATCGTTCAACATCTAGCATAACTGAATCACCTAAATCAGTTACCATAAGCACAGGAATGCCTCGGCGACGAGCCTCAATACGCAAACGAATTTTTGTCTCTAAATCATCTACCTCATCGACAACCACATCTAAACTCCATGGATCTTCGAAAAATGATTTGAGATTTTTTTCTGTAATGCTTGGGTAAATAATAAGCTCTTGGTATGGATTCATTTCATAGAGTTGTCGCGCAATCACTTTTGACTTAACTTCTCCAATATCATGGACAGCGGCACGAATGCGATTAAGATTAGAACCACTAATAACAGCCCCATCTGCAATTTTAAGCTTATTAGATGTACCTTCGATAGCAATTGAGGTTGCCGCATTGCTGCCAACACTCATTCCCAGACACCCTACGCGGATATCGCTGAGTTGTTTCTGTTCATCTTGAGTTATTAAGTCCTTGTTTCTAATTGTCCTCATTTCGCCAAATAGTTCTTTGTTTAAAATATGTATGAGCTTCCCATTCCATGGAAAATACACCCAACTACCTTTTTTCCAGGAATCGACGCCATCATAGTGCTTATCGACATATTCTTTAACTGATGCTCGTTTCACTTGGATATTCGCTCGATAAACCTGAGGATTTCTACTGATCACAAGCTCTGCAAGCTGCTCATCGTAGTTATCATGAATAGATGTTATAGGCGTGGATGCCACAAATTTTAACAACTTTTTTTGATTTGCTTTGTCTGACACATCAAAGACGATCGGCTCACATGATGAAGTGTTTAAGGCTGATGCTGCAGCCTTTTGCAGCTCAGACGGCCATTCTTGATAATAATCAGTTTGAGTTATTTTTTGACTACCCACTACTACTCACCTCTCTTTAGCCAGCTATGTTTCACTGTACCGGAAAAAAAATCCGAATCACCATACGGTTTTAAAATAATATGCAGGTCAGCTTTATTACCGATCGCAGTTCTTAATTTCCTATATTCAGCATTTAGTTCTACTAACCGATCAGTAACTGCACGCTTAATTAAAACCGATGTTGATTCGTTAGGGGTAGAATTCGGGGCTAGCTCTACGACCACCTCTAAGTATTGATCTTGTTGAGGTGTGGTTTTTGTTATCATGCTAAATTTTCCGGTGGTTTGCCGTGCAATTGTATTGTCGAGCAAACCAGCTTTTATATTTTCTGGGTAAATATTGACTGCATAGATAGTAGCTGTAAAGTCTTTTCGGCCATTAATTGTTACATAAGGAAGATCTGACCAATCTTGAATATGACGCGGACTAATTTCGTTGAGTCGTGGCCCTAGCTCGGTCGCTAGCTCTTCGAAGTCAGTAAAAACCTTTCCTTTATCATGAATATTGTATCGAATAAGCGGAATTCCAGAATTAGTCGTAAACACTAATTCTTCGTTCACCTCCTCTATAAAACGCTTCTGGGGGTAAAAATTTACTAATGTCGGTTGAATATCAGTGCCGAATACTTGTCTGCTTGTCTGTAAGTCACTTGCAACTGCTTGTCGAATGTTTACCGACAACGGTGTTTCGTGCCCGATAATCGCCGCATCTGCGGTGCCATATATATTCACACTAAACTTTTGGATATTAGTTGCTCCAACCAGCTCTGCCATATGCGATCTCCAGTCTTCACTAAAGGATTCACCTGCAAATAAAAATTTTATTACATGATCGGTCCACTGTATGTGTTCTTGACCTTCCAAAACAATATCTCGAACAAACGGTGGATAACCAGCAATAATTATCTGGTCAAAGTTGTGCGCTAATTTACTAATTGCGCGGATTGCATCTTTTTTGTCGATCCCAGGAGTGATAACCATAAGGTCATTGGAGTTTTTTTCTGCTATTTTCATTGCTGAAAATAAAGTAAAAGATCCAGCAATCCACGTTCCCATTGAAAAACAAATTACAACCAGAGTACTTTTTTGATGAATATCTAGTATTTTTGTAAAGATCTGCTCATGAATCTCGGCTCCCTCTGCATGATGCTCCGCTCCACGTGGCCAAAAAAACGGCTCCCCTGAAGAACCCGAACTAACAGATATTATTTGGTTAGTGAAAAGCTCACCGTTCCAGCACAAATCTTTTAAAGGATATTGGCGTAAATAATTATCTTTATCAACTGGTGGGACGTTTTTGAAATCTTTAAATGTCTTAATTTTTTGCGGGACTATACTCTCCCTTGAAAGAAAATCTTTGTATGCGGGTATATTGTGGGCCGCTTTGTGGAATAACTCGACGGCCTTGGCGGAAGCGATTGTATAACGTGTATTTGTTTTCATGCCAGTGTTAAACTTATGTTTAAAGTATAGTAAAAACTAGCACAATACAATTAAAGCTATATAATCAAAGCTATAATTATGACTAAAATCGCTATAATCGAAGATGATATCGCAATAGTGCAGATGTATTTAATGAAGTTCGAGTCCGAAGGGTTCGAAGTCTATACGGCTGGCGATGGCGAACAAGGTTTAACGCTTATAAAAGACAAAAAACCAGATATTGTTTTGCTGGACCTTATGATGCCAGTTATGCGCGGTGACGAAATGCTGAGCCAGCTCCGAGCAGAAGACTGGGGCAAGGATGTTCCGGTGATCGTCCTTACGAATATGGGCGAAAGTGAAGCACCTGATTCAATCAAGAAAAACGGCGTATCTGGGTTTATTGTTAAGGCCCATATGACCCCTAAAGAGGTAGCAAATCTCGTTAAAGAAAAACTAAATATTACCTAGTATGGCAGACGATAAAGTTCAAAAACTTGAAAACTCTTCACCTGGCGGACTGAAAGGCTTGATCGGTTTGATACTGCTTGGGATTTTTGTCTTTATAATTTATTTTGCTTTTGTAAGTTCAAACGAACTACCGGCGGAAGAGTCACTAACACGTAGCCAGGCAGAAATCGCAGCAATCGCCGAGTTCAAAGAACTAACTACTGAAGAAACCACTGCCACTATAGAAACAAGCGAAGAACAGACCTGGCCAGATGGTTGTCTTGGACTGCCAGATGTTGACCAGATATGTACCCAGGCGCTGGTTGAGGGATACAGGATAACAGTAGTAAGCGATGAACATACAGCAGTATTTAGAACTAATTTAACTGGCTCAAACATAGCGCTGGAGTCCTTCGACGAAGCAAACTAATGGAACTTGCGTTTCTGCGAAAAAGCCAAGAAGCCGAGTCAATTTGGAGTTTCTATTTTACAAAACCGCCGGCGCTGCAATTTGAAGCTGGTGATTACGTAGACGTAGAGATCGAAACCAGCTCAGTCCTTGGCGACCGTCGGTGGCTAACCATATCGTCTAGTCCAACCGCCGACCATATTCGGTTTAGTCTTAAAGTTCCGGTTTCTACAAGCGAATTTAAGCGTGCATTAATGAACCTCAAAAAAGACGACACCATTCAGGTATCGCCGCCAATTGGTACCTTCCATCTACCTAGACGTAAAGACGCACCGATTGTTTGGGTAGCCGGCGGCATTGGTATAACCCCATTTTTATCACAATCCCAATGGTTAATTGACACTAATCAAAATCGAACTATTGAATGCCTTTATGTAGCAAAACCGAACGAACATGTTTTTGTCGATCAGTTAGTTAAAGTTAGTGAATTGACAACTACCACAGAACGACCAGCGCAGTTAGACCACCTTTATACTAATCTAGTAAACAAACAAATATTTTTAAGCGGACCCCAGCCATTTTGCATGCATTACTATGATCAGCTCCAAAAAATGGGGCTATCTCGGCAGCAATTACACCTTGATTATTTTCCAGGTTACCAAACTATCTAACTTGGTATACTAAGCGAATGAACATTGCAGTATTACGCGGCGGCCACCATAGCGAGCACGACGTTTCTATCAAATCTGGACAGACAATCATAGATGCTTTAGTAAGCAACAACACTGTCATCGATGTAGTTATTTCAAAAGATCTCAAAAGCTGGAATATTGATAATCAAAAACTCAGCGCCACTGAAGCCCTGCAACTGTTAACAAAGCAATGCGACATAGTCGTGCCAGTGCTTCATGGGCCATTCGGAGAAGACGGCACCATTCAAGGGGCGCTGGAGGCTGCTGGTTTGCCATATATCGGCTCTGGTGTACGGGCGAGCGCAATCGCCATGGACAAATTCACCACTAACCATATGTTTTCTAGCTTAAACGAATTTAATATCCCAGATTTCTGCGCCATCAATGCCGCCGATCCATTAGGATCGTATCAAAATAGTATGGAGTCGATTGGGTTTCCATTAGTACTTAAGCCAGCACGCGGTGGCTCTTCGTTTGAGACCCAGTTTGTAAATACTGCTGCCGAGGCTGCGGAATTTTTGAAAGACGCCAAAAGTGATTTTTTTATTGCGCAAAAAGCAATTAGTGGCATGGAATTAACCTGTGGAGTTGTAGAAATTAGCGGCAAAGTAACAGCCCTCGAGGTCATTGAAATTGTTCCGCCACATGGGTCGTTTTTTGACTACGATGCAAAATATACGCCAGGGGCAAGCCAAGAAATAATCCCCGCTCGTATAGAAAAAAACACTGCAAACAGTGTTAAGCAACTGTCAGTAGCTGCTCACAAATATCTTGGCTGCAGCGGCATCACCAGGAGTGATTTTATTGTCGATGACCAGGACGTCGTGTGGTACTTAGAAACAAACACAGCTCCAGGTATGACGGCAACTAGCTTGGTGCCCCAAGAACTTGCATATGCAAACATTGAGCTAGCTGACACAGTACAACAACTATGCGCTGAAAGGTTGGCACAATGAAAAATAAATTTAATACATTGATTACCTACGTGCTTCGCACTCTTGCTCGTTCGCTGCTAAAAAAGCACTCCCCTAAAGTAATTGCCATAACCGGCAGTGTCGGAAAAACCAGTACTAAGCGTGCAGTCGCTGCGGTAGTCGAGCAAACCTACAGAACGCAGTACCACAGCGGGAACTACAACACGTCCATTGGTTTACCTTTAGCAATTTATGAGATCGAACTGCCTAAAAATATTTTTAACCCGTTGGCCTGGGTATCGGTGCTAGCGCGTATGGTTATTAAACGATTCACTTGGCGCTACCCGTATGAGTTATTAGTCTTAGAATATGGTATCGACACAGTTGGCGAAATGGACTTTTACTTAGGCATAGCAAAACCAGACATTGGCGTAGTAACGGCTATTCAGGGTGCCCACTTAGGGGCGGGCCTCGGTGATATAGACACAGTCTATGTAGAAAAAACAAAACTCGCCAAAGCCGCCAAGGTTGCCATTGCAAACGGCGATGATAAACGACTGCAAACAACCCTACTCAAAGAACTACCGCAACTAGTTTTATATGGGCAAAACTCCGCCGCTACATACCCTGCTCACTTCTCTCAAGACTCGTCTGGCTATCTAGTAATAACGTTTGAGTCGGCAATAACAGTAAAAACTCAGTTTGTTGGTATGCATAGCGGTAGCGCGTTTGCAGCCGCTTGGTCTGTTGGTCGAGAGCTGGGCATTGATGAAACAATTATGGCGACGGCTCTAGAAAATCTACAACCTTACAGTGGTCGCATGAACCTGTTGACTGGCAAAAAATCGAGCATTATTCTGGACGACTCGTACAACAACGTCAGTGTGACTGCCGCAAAAACAGCAATAGATTCCCTGGTCGCCTTCCCGGCAACTAAGAGCGGTCGAAAAATTGTAGTTTTTGGCATGATGAATGAAATGGGTCAGGCTTCGGCCGCAAATCACAAAGAACTCGCCCGCTATCTTGTTAGCCAATTAAAAAATAAGTCGCTTGATCAAGTGCTACTGTTAGGTGATCATCCAAAGAAATATATGCTGCCAATACTTGCCCAGTACGACTCCTCAACCAAAGCATTCTTGTCACCGTACGAGCTCGGTAATTTCTTGAGTCATACATTAAAAAAAGGCGATGTGGTATTGATTAAGGGCAGTCAAAATGGAGTGTTTTCAGAAGAAGTAACCGCCCTGCTCCTTAAAAACGAATCGGACCGATCAAAGCTAGTGCGTCAAACTGCCCAATGGCAAAAAATAAAACACCAACAGTTTTCTTAATGGCGCTCTAATGCCTCGTATTTACTTATAAGGATTTCGCCAAGCTCGCCTAGAACTTTCTGCCATTGAGCCATATCAAGCTCTCTCACAGATTCATCAACGGCATTGTTGTATGCTTCGTTTACTTCTTCGATTGTTTTTGCATTGCGCAAGTCTGATGCATAACGCGCATACGGCGACCAGTATAATTCGTCATTCATAGATTAATGACAATATGGTAAATGAAAATATTAGTCAATAAATTCTGCAGTTTTTAAAACATTCTCGAATAACGAGCACACGGTTAACGGCCCGAGCCCGCCCTTAGCAGGTGTAATTGTTAAGTCATCTCGCAGCAAGGCTGTTTGTTCAATGTCGCCCACTAGTTTGCCTTTTTCGCCAGCTACACCGGCGTCAACCACAACCGTACCAGACTGTATCCAAGCATTTTTTATTAATTCAGGTTGCCCAGTAGCTGAAATTATTACTTCAGCAGCCTCTACTTCGGCCTGTAAATTTTTGGTGCTCTCATCCACTCGCACGACGTGTAAGCCAGATGATTCTAGCGCATCTGCGACTGGTCGGCCAACTAATCGCCCCTGACCGACAACAACAATTGATTTCCCAGCTAGATTGACGTTGTAGCCAGCCAAAAGCCATAGAATTGCATTCGCGGTTGCTGACTCGTAGCTACTTGCAGGATTTAAGCCGTCAACATCTTTTTTAGGCTCAACGGCACTCAGCAAAACATCTGTTTGCGTAGAGTCCGCTAGCGGTAACTGAATAATTATCGCATCTGTTGCTAAGTCACTATTGAGTTGTTTTATGACTTTTTCCGCTTGGTTTTGCTCTATGTCATATATCTCAACCTCTACGCCAATATCACTGCCGTAGCGTTTTTTTAAATTTACGTATGTTTCAATAGTTGGGTCATCGCTGGTTTTAACAATTGCCAATCGAGGGGATCGTTTATGTTCAGCAAAAAACCGACGCGTCTGCTTAGCGTGGCGTTCTTTAATAAAACCCGCTAGTTCAGACCCGTTTAGTTGTTTTCCTTTTTTACTGATTTCAAATCCTTTACTGCAGTTATCTACATTGTTTCGTATCTACGATAGCACAATATTTCTGACCGTATCGCCGCTAGGTACGGCGTCGAGGACCTCTTACATTATTTTCGACTGAAACTAAGGCATTACGCACTCGTGCTTGATCGCTAATAAATTTCTTACCTTCTTCTAGAAGTATTTCAGTAAGGTCAGGGTCGTCTTCATCAAGATATAGTAATGACGAAACCAATATCTCAGCAGCATGCTTGAATGGGTCGCTCAGACTATAAAGAAAATTAACCCTATCTGTCATGCGTGGATGCCTGTCTCGCACATGGGGAATTCGCATTACATCACCTTGGTCGCAGATGCGGTTTAGCGCCAGTACAATAAGACGACGTTGCTCATGCGCTTGCTTGCCGGAAAATCTAGCATCTTTAATATGGGCTTTTGCTAGCTGCTCG contains:
- a CDS encoding phenylacetate--CoA ligase family protein; protein product: MKTNTRYTIASAKAVELFHKAAHNIPAYKDFLSRESIVPQKIKTFKDFKNVPPVDKDNYLRQYPLKDLCWNGELFTNQIISVSSGSSGEPFFWPRGAEHHAEGAEIHEQIFTKILDIHQKSTLVVICFSMGTWIAGSFTLFSAMKIAEKNSNDLMVITPGIDKKDAIRAISKLAHNFDQIIIAGYPPFVRDIVLEGQEHIQWTDHVIKFLFAGESFSEDWRSHMAELVGATNIQKFSVNIYGTADAAIIGHETPLSVNIRQAVASDLQTSRQVFGTDIQPTLVNFYPQKRFIEEVNEELVFTTNSGIPLIRYNIHDKGKVFTDFEELATELGPRLNEISPRHIQDWSDLPYVTINGRKDFTATIYAVNIYPENIKAGLLDNTIARQTTGKFSMITKTTPQQDQYLEVVVELAPNSTPNESTSVLIKRAVTDRLVELNAEYRKLRTAIGNKADLHIILKPYGDSDFFSGTVKHSWLKRGE
- a CDS encoding bifunctional 5,10-methylenetetrahydrofolate dehydrogenase/5,10-methenyltetrahydrofolate cyclohydrolase — encoded protein: MAIVKTSDDPTIETYVNLKKRYGSDIGVEVEIYDIEQNQAEKVIKQLNSDLATDAIIIQLPLADSTQTDVLLSAVEPKKDVDGLNPASSYESATANAILWLLAGYNVNLAGKSIVVVGQGRLVGRPVADALESSGLHVVRVDESTKNLQAEVEAAEVIISATGQPELIKNAWIQSGTVVVDAGVAGEKGKLVGDIEQTALLRDDLTITPAKGGLGPLTVCSLFENVLKTAEFID
- a CDS encoding response regulator, coding for MTKIAIIEDDIAIVQMYLMKFESEGFEVYTAGDGEQGLTLIKDKKPDIVLLDLMMPVMRGDEMLSQLRAEDWGKDVPVIVLTNMGESEAPDSIKKNGVSGFIVKAHMTPKEVANLVKEKLNIT
- a CDS encoding D-alanine--D-alanine ligase, encoding MNIAVLRGGHHSEHDVSIKSGQTIIDALVSNNTVIDVVISKDLKSWNIDNQKLSATEALQLLTKQCDIVVPVLHGPFGEDGTIQGALEAAGLPYIGSGVRASAIAMDKFTTNHMFSSLNEFNIPDFCAINAADPLGSYQNSMESIGFPLVLKPARGGSSFETQFVNTAAEAAEFLKDAKSDFFIAQKAISGMELTCGVVEISGKVTALEVIEIVPPHGSFFDYDAKYTPGASQEIIPARIEKNTANSVKQLSVAAHKYLGCSGITRSDFIVDDQDVVWYLETNTAPGMTATSLVPQELAYANIELADTVQQLCAERLAQ